In Oncorhynchus nerka isolate Pitt River unplaced genomic scaffold, Oner_Uvic_2.0 unplaced_scaffold_4375, whole genome shotgun sequence, the DNA window acgtCTATAATATCACATATACCAGTGGAGTGtcttgaggggaggacggctatACATCCCATCCCACACATATACCAGTGGAGGctactgaggggaggacggctcataataacatctatacatcccatcacatataccagtggaggctgctgagggaggacggctcataataacgcctatacatcccatcacatataccagtggaggctgctgagggaggacggctcataataacgtctatacatcccatcacatataccagtggaggctgctgaggggaggacggctcataataacgtctatacatcccatcacatataccactggaggctgctgagggaggacggctcataataacgtctatacatcccatcacatataccagtggaggctgctgagggaggacggctcataataacgcctatacatcccatcacatataccagtggaggctgctgaggggaggacggctcataataacgcctatacatcccatcacatcccatcaccagtggaggctgctgagtggaggctgctgaggggaggacggctcataataacgcctatacatcccatcacatataccagtggaggctgctgaggggaggacggctcataataacgtctatacatcccatcacatataccagtggaggctgctgaggggaggacggctcatatacatacatcccatcacatataccagtggaggctgctgaggggaggctcACGGCTCCCATAATAacgtctatacatcccatcacatataccagtggaggctgctgagggaggacggctcataataacgtctatacatcccatcacatataccggtggaggctgctgaggggaggacggctcataataacgcaTCCCAATAACGTGGAGgctatacatcccatcacatataccagtggaggctgctgagggaggacggctcataataacgcctatacatcccatcacatataccagtggaggctgctgaggggaggacggctcataataacgccTATACATCCCATCCCATATAccggtggaggctgctgaggggaggacggctcataataacgtctatacatcccatcacatataccagtggaggctgctgaggggaggacggctcataataacgtctatacatcccatcacatataccggtggaggctgctgaggggaggacggctcataataacgcctatacatcccatcacatataccggtggaggctgctgaggggagggcgCTCTATACATCCCAACGTCTATACATCCATCCCATCACATATAccggtggaggctgctgaggggaggacggctcataataacgtctatacatcccatcacatataccggtggagactgctgaggggaggaggacggctcataataacgtggaggctctatacatcccatcacatataccagtggaggctgctgaggggaggacggctcataataacgtctatacatcccatcacatataccagtggaggctgctgaggggaggacggctcataataacgtctatacatcccatcacatataccggtggaggctgctgaggggaggacggctcataataacgtctatacatcccatcacatataCATGGAGGCCTGAGgctggaggacggctcataataacgtctatacatcccatcacatataccgtggaggctgctgagggaggacggctcataataacgtctatacatcccatcacatataCCGGTGGAGGTTGctgagggaggacggctcataataacgtctatacatcccatcacatatacaagtggaggctgctgaggggaggacggctcataataacgtctatacatcccatcacatataccggtggaggctgctgaggggaggacggctcataataacgtctatacatcccatcacatataccggtggaggctgctgaggggaggacggctcataataacgtctatacatcccatcacatataccggtggaggctgctgaggggaggacggctcataataacgtctatacatcccatcacatataccagtggaggctgctgaggggaggacggctcataataacggcTGAAATGGAGCAGATAGAATGGCACaagacacctggaaaccatggaaaccatgtgtttgataccattccaccgattccgctccagtcattaccatgagcccgtcctccccaattcaggtgccaccaacctcctgtgacatatacacatacatgcatttatattatttattctccggactccaacattgctcgtactaatatttatatatttcttgattctattttttttcttttagatgtgtgtgtgtattgttagatattactgcactgtaagaggacctgtcacgtcctgaccatagagagctccTATTTTCTATGGTCGAGTAGGTCAGGGGGTGACTGGGGTTTTTTCTAGTtattattttctatgtggggttctagtttagtttttctatgtttgggtgtttggtatgattcccaattcgaggcagctggctatcgttgtctctaattggggatcatattaaGTAgtatttttccacctgtgttttatgggatattgttttgagatAGTGTGTATTTTGAGTTAGTGCACGTAGCATCTCTGTAGTCACTgttagtttattgtttatttgtttatgccTCTGCTTAGTTGCACTTTTAAATAAatattatgtggaactcaacattcgCTGCGACTTGGTCCGTTTCTACAAACGAATGTGACAGGACCACAATGGGAAttagtcccagactgtattgtgtgttatcctccatgatttaacaatggaaataagtcccagactttattgtgtgttatcctccatgatttaacaatggaaataagtcccagactgtattgtgtgttatcctccatgatttaacaatggaaataagtcccagactgtattgtgtgttatcctccatgatttaacaatggaaataagtcccagactgtattgtgtgttatcctccatgattttacTCATGAGCATGTATGGCTTTTTCAAGTGCTTTGTGTGCTTGTTTTTCAAAATGCATAAACGTAACTaagttggagctaggaacacaagactttcgctacacccgcaataacatctgataaatatgtgtatgcgaccaatacaattagatttgatttgatgagggaAAGTTTTACCTCAGTGTCTCCAATTTACTTTGTGGATTCTCAAGTCCAGCACAGATGAATCTCACTCCTGAATCCTGGAGTTCATTTCCTCCCAGGTCTAGCTCTCTCAAACTTGAGGTGTTTGAACTGAGAGTTGAAGCCATCACCTCACAGGATTTCTCAGTTAGGTTGCAATCATTCAACCTGGAGAGATGATGCGGCTTAGTAACCCACACAAATCTATAACTACATTTACAACATGAAGAATGTACATCTTCATATTTACAACATCCACTTCACTTTGCAGTGGAGACAGTCACAAAGTCACTCACTTCAatgtctccagtttacagtgtggatcctccagtccagcagagagcagcttcactcctgaatcctggAGTTTATTTCCACTCATGTCCAGCACTCTCAGACAGCATGAGTTTGATTTGAGAACAGAAGCTATTGCATCACAGCTTTTCTTGGTAAGTTTACATTCGTTCAGACTGTGGAAAAAAAGGTGCATCTCAAGAAACACAGGTGCCAACAAAAGAATCTCCCCTTAAGGACTGAGTTGTCAGCCTAAATGGTAATGCAAACGGATGTTCATTATTATGTTACATTAGCATGCTGTCTGGAATGTAATTTGACTAAGCACTCACAGGGCTGTTCTAGAGGATCTGACAACTGGGAGAAGTTTGAGAAGAGCCGCATCTGATCTGATGTATTTCTTCAGCTCAAACACATCCAGCTTCTCGGAGGTCAGCAACAtgaagaccagagctgaccactgtccAGATGAGAGTTTAGATTttgagagacttcctgatctcaggtaGCTTTGGATCTCTTCCACTAGAGAATgatcattcagttcattcagacagtggaacagattgatacACCTCTCCAGGGGGAGGTTCTTcctgatcttctccttgatgtacttgactgtttTCTTGTTGCTCTGTGAGCTGCTTCCTGTTGGTGTCAGTAGGCCTTGTAGGAGATGCTGATTGGACTGCAGTGAAAGGCctagaaggaagcggaggaaaaggtccaggtgGCCATTTTCAAACTGCAAGGCCTTGTCCACTGCATCTTGGTATAGTTTGTTTTTGCGGAGGGATTTCTCTTTAGCCATCAGATTGTTGTTGTCGTTAGTGAACATGAGGAACACATATAgtgcagccagaaactcctggaTACTCAGATGTACAAAGCAGTACACCTTCATCTGGTTAAGCCCAGACTCTTCTCTGAAGATCTGAGTGCACACTCCAGAGTACACAGACGCATCCTTGATGTCAATGTCACACTCTCTCAGGTCTTCCTCATAGAATATCAGATGGCCTTTTTCTAGCTGTTGAAAAGCCAATTTTCCCAGTGCCTGAATCATCTCTTTATCCCAGTAAAAATCGCTGGAAGGCTTTACAGGATACTTCTGACTCCTCAGTTTTGACTGGAAGATCATGAGGTGAGCGTACATTTGAGTCAGATTCTTGGGGATCTCTTGACTCTCTGCTTCAACCAATAGTCTCTCTAGGACAGTGGCTGAAATCCAACAGAAGACgggaatgtggcacatgatgtggaggctccttgacgtctttatgtgtgagatgattctgctggccaaGTCCTCCTCAGAGATTCTCTTCCTGAAGTATTCCTCCTTCTGTaggtcattgaaccctcgtacctctgtaACCTGGTGAACACACTCAGGGGGGATCtgattggctgctgcaggtcgggtgGTTATCCAAATGTGagcagagtgaagcagattcCCTTTGATGAGGTTTGTCAGAAGAACATCCACTGAAGTtgactctgtgacatcacagcagatcTTATTATTCTGGAAGTCTAGAGGAAGGCGACattcatccagaccatcaaaaaCAATCACAATATTTTTGTTTTCTGAGATTTCTGATACTTTTGTTTCTTTAAAGGAGTGATGAAGTAGTTCTATCAGACTTAGATTTTTATCTCTCATCAAGTTCAGATCCCGAAAAGGAAGTGGAAAGATGATCTGGATGTCttgatttgcttttccttcagtccAGTCCAACATGAACTTCAGCACAGacactgtttttccaatgccagcaaCTCCCTTTGTCAGCACTGTTCTGATAGGCTTGTCTTGTCCAGgtaagggtttgaagatgtcatTGAGTTGGATTGATGTCTCTTGTTCTACTGGAAACCTGCATGCTGTCTCAATCTGTCTTACCTCATGTTCATAATTAACCTCTCCACTTCCACCTtgtgtgatgtagagctctgtgtagatgtTGTTAAGAGGTGTCGTTTTTCCTGCATCTTCAATGCCCTCAAATAAAGAATATGTCCTATTCCTCAAGTAGGATTTCGTTTTCTGCTGGACTTCTGTTGGGtacctacagtggcaagaaaaagtatgtgaaccctttggaaatacctggatttctgcataaattggtcatcaaatttgatctgatcttcatcttagtcacaacaatatacaaacagtgtgcttaaactaataacacacaaagtattatatttttcttgtctatattgaatacataatttaaacattcacagtgtaggttggaaaaagtatgtgaaccccctaGGCTGAtaacttctccaaaagctaattgaaaCCAGCTAACCTGGaatccaatcaatgagatgaaaTTGGatatgttggttagagctgccctgccctataaaaaaaaaaaatcacacaatttgagtttgctattcacaagaagcatcgCCTGATgagaaccatgcctcgaacaaaagagatctcagaagacctaagattaagaatggttgacttgcataaagctggaaagggttacaaaagtaatTCTTTATTTTCATCAGTccagtaagacaaattgtctataaatggagaaagtttagcactgttgctactctccctaggagtggccgtcctgcgaAGATGACTGCAATAGctcagcgcagaatgctcaatgaggttaagaagaatcctagtgtcagctaaagacttacagaaatctatggaacatgctaacatctctgttgacgagtctatgatacgtaaaacactaaacaagaatgatgTTCAtgaggacaccacagaagaagccactgctgtccaaaaaacattgctgcacgtctgaagtttgcaaaagtgcacctggatgttccacagcgccaCTGACataatattctgtggacagatgaactacagttgagttgtttggaaggaacacagaatactttgtgtggagaaaaaaaggcacagcacaccaacatcaaaacctcatcccaactgaaAGGTATGGTTGATGGAGCATCATGGTtttgggctgctttgctgcctcagggcctggacagcttgctatcatcaacggaaaaatgaattcccaagtttatcgagacattttgcaggagaatgtaaggctatctgtttgccaattgaagctcaacagaagttgggtgatgcaacaggacagcgaccccaaacacagaagtaaatcaacaacagaatggcttcaacagaagaaaatacgccttctggagtggcccagtcagagtcctcacctcaacctgattgagatgctgtggcatgacatcaagagagcagttcacaccagacatcacaagaatattgctgaactgaaacagttttgtaaagaggaatggtccaaaaattcctcctgaccgttgtgcaggtctgatccacaactacagaaaacgtttggttgaggttattgctgccaaaggagggtcaaccagttattaaattcaagggttcacatactatttccaccctgcactgtgaatgtttacactgtgtcttcaataaagacatgaaaacgtataattgtttgtgtgttattagtttaagcagactgtattagtctattgttgtgacctagatgaagatcaaatcaaattgtatgaccaatttatgcagaaattcaggtatttccaaagggttcacatactttttcttgccactgtatacatGGAAAAGAAAGATACATGTTCCTTGTtgaatttaattatttatttgtgtAAAAAGTATCAAATAAACTCTAATCTACAGTTAGCTAGACTAAGTGAAGATTAAATCACAAAATGTGGTGCATTTACTCAGAGACAATGCCCTCTGCATCTCCTGATAGTTACACTTAACATTGGGTCCAGTCTCACTATTATAGTCATCATATTATTATTTTATCTACATTTCTAATATAATGTCAGACTGAATGATGTCCTGTAGACAATTCCAATCCTATAAGAAGCTAAATGAGGCATTCTGAATGATGAACTGGAGGCTATTATCTTGAAATTAACAGAGTAAAGGTACTAGATGTCATCAGATACATGGATGGTGAATTAAACGAGAAAACAGGTAGGATGCAGTGCAAACTGCGATCACTCACACTTTGTCATCAGTAGGGACTCTGGGTTGGTGATCCATTGACTGGTCATTCTCCTCAGAGATACTGCTGGGTAGAAATGAGCACAGAGAGCAATAACATCAGTCTTTATCTATACAGAAGATGGTAAAAAGGAAGTGGCATAATCAAACACCATGTTATTTCTCAGGTCTCACCTTTGCCCAGCGGATACTTCTCCATCACTGAAGAAAATAGGAATTCCCATTGACTGGTCACTCTTCATGGAGACACCACTAGGTGCAGGTgagactggtctgtctgtcttgaTCCTGTTTAGAGCAGGATACTAATTTCCAACATGGAGTGTGCGCACTTAAGGCATTTTTTCAACTGGTTTTTTTATGGTTACTTTATAACTGTCATCAGTCTTAATTCATATTACAGCTAGGTTATAGATTAGTGATACAGTAAATGTATCCAACAAAATGTCTGATTCACTTGATCTATTGTATGAAATAAAGACAAATCACAACAATACTGGCTTGTTAGATAGTTGTTACAAACTCTCAGCTCCTTCACAATTACCCATTTGATGATCTTACCTCTTAAGTTCCCTGTCAGTGTCCTGTTCCGTAGGAAAACTCCTTTTAAGGGACATTTCTCCCTCACTCCCTGAGGGACTCATTCTAGAAGCAGTGGCTTCCTCTTCAGTCTCTTCACAGATACTAGAGGGAGGGCCAGCCTCCTcattctccccagagagactcattttgaCCCCTTGTACACTGGACTTTTAAAAAACAACACCTTTTACAACACTTGCAGCCTAATGGTAGATCACTTTGGCAGACCTCTGATCAAGATGCGCTGACCTGTGAATACACCAAGCGCTTTATTTGACACACACTGAAGAAAtggttaaagtaactgtccagtgaaaatctcacttttaaaagttcatattctgttaactcatacccaagTAATGTTGTTAACTCATACCCAagtaatgttgttgactcatacCCAAGTAATGTTGTTAACTCATACCCAAGTAATGTTAACTCATACCCAagtaatgttgttgactcatacCCAAGTAATGTTGTTGACTCACACCCAAGTAATGTTGTTGACTCACACCCAAGTAATGTTGTTGATTCGTCCTATACTCGAAAAAACACGTATAACCCCCCACAACAAACCATCTCAAACAGACCGTTTCAAATATGCTTGCTATAAATGTCAATGATGTGAATATTTTTAATGAGGGTTTAtgctcacaccattctgttgttagggtatgctcacaccattctgttgttagggtatgctcacaccattctgttgttagggtatgctcacaccattctgttgttagggtacgctCACACCATTCAAAAACAGAAAATGGAATGTTAACATCCTCCAAGCACTTGGCAGTATGGTCTCCGGTGGCATTTGGGCATGGCATTCTGGAAAAAATTTACTGAATTTTTCAAGACGTATTTGGGCACATCTTCCCATTGTAAAACAAACTAATATGGCTTTAAATGATATTGTACCACTATGATAACATTGTGCCACCAGTGGGAGTATAAAACCAATGATGGTAACACCCATAGAAATTTAATTCTACGGGAGAACACCATTCTCAAACGTGCAGCTGATGCGAGTGGTTTTTATAATGCCAGAGATGGAAATCTTTGCTTTTTTTCTATGGTCAGATTTTGATGGTAGGCTATTAAAAGCAAGGTAAAATAGTTTATgtccaggtttcaaacaatgATATGGCTATCTATGCATCGCATATGTAATTATTTAGGTTATGGAAATGTATAACATTAGAATATCATTCCAATGTTGGGGAAATAGACCTATTAGAATGTACATTTGACTCTCTCCCAGCCGCCGGCCTGGAGCGGAGGTTGTGTGTGCCGGGAGTTgctgtggctttgctggcatatGCATATCATTTTTTGTTGTCAATCTTGATTgaacatgctaaaatcgccactgtaaACAATATACCACCTTACTTCTTACTAGTGTTGGATCCTGTATTTTACATTATATCCATTACCATacatatgattgaatattatctgctgttggcttgtgtggatgtatgtatgtgttatgcaacatagctgacttgaaacattgttaacagtttcaaggccatgggcctttctcatgatggaaaagtagcatgaagacaggaactgttcAATGAGTTGGGagggggcacattcagagcggggtgttgcgagaacaagcggtttttgttagataacagaagccaggtgcgagataacggtatggagcatgagagcCTGGATGTTCCTCACAAGCAAGTTACATCTATCAaagaagcgccaagaggcggggacccgcctgagcgcctgcaataggctgagcaagtttaaaccacgcccagtctctactgtgatagacatagttccaacccgtctgttggcctatcacagtataaagaaTACTGTTTTACATacgtcttgtcagttctctgttctgccctgcgtggtattacagt includes these proteins:
- the LOC135566531 gene encoding NLR family CARD domain-containing protein 3-like, which produces MKSVFGIQSVQGVKMSLSGENEEAGPPSSICEETEEEATASRMSPSGSEGEMSLKRSFPTEQDTDRELKRIKTDRPVSPAPSGVSMKSDQSMGIPIFFSDGEVSAGQSSISEENDQSMDHQPRVPTDDKVYPTEVQQKTKSYLRNRTYSLFEGIEDAGKTTPLNNIYTELYITQGGSGEVNYEHEVRQIETACRFPVEQETSIQLNDIFKPLPGQDKPIRTVLTKGVAGIGKTVSVLKFMLDWTEGKANQDIQIIFPLPFRDLNLMRDKNLSLIELLHHSFKETKVSEISENKNIVIVFDGLDECRLPLDFQNNKICCDVTESTSVDVLLTNLIKGNLLHSAHIWITTRPAAANQIPPECVHQVTEVRGFNDLQKEEYFRKRISEEDLASRIISHIKTSRSLHIMCHIPVFCWISATVLERLLVEAESQEIPKNLTQMYAHLMIFQSKLRSQKYPVKPSSDFYWDKEMIQALGKLAFQQLEKGHLIFYEEDLRECDIDIKDASVYSGVCTQIFREESGLNQMKVYCFVHLSIQEFLAALYVFLMFTNDNNNLMAKEKSLRKNKLYQDAVDKALQFENGHLDLFLRFLLGLSLQSNQHLLQGLLTPTGSSSQSNKKTVKYIKEKIRKNLPLERCINLFHCLNELNDHSLVEEIQSYLRSGSLSKSKLSSGQWSALVFMLLTSEKLDVFELKKYIRSDAALLKLLPVVRSSRTALLNECKLTKKSCDAIASVLKSNSCCLRVLDMSGNKLQDSGVKLLSAGLEDPHCKLETLKLNDCNLTEKSCEVMASTLSSNTSSLRELDLGGNELQDSGVRFICAGLENPQSKLETLR